The Medicago truncatula cultivar Jemalong A17 chromosome 4, MtrunA17r5.0-ANR, whole genome shotgun sequence genome includes a region encoding these proteins:
- the LOC25491788 gene encoding uncharacterized protein: MMNLLALSLFITSLTTASIFSPNPKQQPNTIVKEGHKVVVVEYDQDGYQNTKISILPEQQQTHQQDYTNMDSGFIENTKDRIKEAASVLPNMGQGISQDASSSHYNLHTPNAKNAKELICDAYGKCKHVMEKAKDKASETIDKKRDILHSNKEAVKEVGNNVVDAVDNAKERVYDKANDVYDNVQEYTKGSLEKGKEMGQTFKEHVVHNVTEAKDGVKKFMSLSMERVESMMSLLNLLGFSSGYGMNVWITFVSSYVLSRVMPRQQFAVVQSKIYPVYFRAMGYCLLVALLGHVFGHGMRNNNGGGVMQSWNLLASLLTVFVNSVYLEPRATKLMFERMKIEKEEGRGREDVTTTTERSRTEEHQNSPDPKKTSTTTTVAAEGTESQTQRKEHDDAVRAKIMKLNNKLKKLNSYSSFLNILNLMSLTWHLVYLAQNVHQSC, translated from the exons ATGATGAACCTTTTAGCTTTGAGTTTGTTCATAACTTCACTAACAACAGCAAGCATTTTCTCTCCAAATCcaaaacaacaaccaaacacAATTGTCAAAGAAGGTCacaaagttgttgttgttgaatatgatCAAGATGGTTACCAAAACACCAAAATCTCAATCTTACCTGAACAACAACAAACCCATCAACAAGATTACACCAACATGGATTCTGGTTTCATAGAAAACACCAAAGACAGAATCAAAGAAGCTGCTTCTGTTCTTCCAAACATGGGTCAAGGAATTTCACAAGATGCATcttcatcacattataatctTCATACTCCTAATGCCAAAAATGCTAAAGAGCTTATTTGTGATGCATATGGTAAATGCAAACATGTGATGGAGAAAGCAAAGGATAAAGCCTCAGAAACAATTGATAAGAAGAGAGATATTTTGCATTCAAACAAAGAAGCAGTGAAAGAAGTTGGTAACAATGTTGTTGATGCAGTTGATAATGCTAAAGAGAGAGTTTATGATAAAGcaaatgatgtttatgataaTGTTCAAGAATACACAAAAGGGTCATTAGAAAAAGGGAAAGAAATGGGACAAACGTTTAAGGAACATGTTGTTCACAACGTGACCGAGGCAAAAGACGGTGTGAAGAAGTTTATGTCATTATCAATGGAGAGAGTTGAATCAATGATGAGTTTGTTGAATTTGTTGGGATTTTCAAGTGGTTATGGAATGAATGTTTGGATCACATTTGTTTCTAGTTATGTTTTGTCTAGGGTTATGCCAAGACAACAATTTGCTGTGGTCCAGAGTAAGATTTATCCTGTTTATTTTAGGGCTATGGGTTATTGTTTATTGGTTGCTTTGTTGGGTCATGTTTTTGGACATGGAATGAGAAACAATAATGGTGGTGGTGTTATGCAATCTTGGAACCTTTTGGCTTCTCTTTTGACTGTTTTTGTTAACTCTGTTTACTTGGAGCCTAGGGCCACTAAG TTAATGTTTGAAAGGatgaaaatagagaaagaagaaggaagaggaagagaagatgTAACAACAACTACAGAACGTAGCAGAACAGAAGAGCATCAAAATTCACCTGATCCTAAAAAAACATCTACAACTACCACTGTTGCTGCAGAAGGAACCGAATCTCAAACACAAAGGAAAGAGCATGATGATGCTGTTAGAGCAAAGATAATGAAGCTTAATAATAAACTGAAAAAACTGAATTCATATTCTTCTTTTCTGAATATCCTCAATCTCATGTCTCTTACTTGGCATCTGGTTTATTTGGCTCAAAATGTTCATCAGAGTTGCTAA
- the LOC25491789 gene encoding 26S proteasome regulatory subunit 6A homolog produces the protein MASAAMVEDGNFEDDQLANMSTDDIVRASRLLDNEIRILKEELQRTNLELESYKDKIKENQEKIKLNKQLPYLVGNIVEILEMNPEDEAEEDGANIDLDSQRKGKCVVLKTSTRQTIFLPVVGLVDPDKLKPGDLVGVNKDSYLILDTLPSEYDSRVKAMEVDEKPTEDYNDIGGLEKQIQELVEAIVLPMTHKERFQKLGIRPPKGVLLYGPPGTGKTLMARACAAQTNATFLKLAGPQLVQMFIGDGAKLVRDAFQLAKEKSPCIIFIDEIDAIGTKRFDSEVSGDREVQRTMLELLNQLDGFSSDDRIKVIAATNRADILDPALMRSGRLDRKIEFPHPTEEARARILQIHSRKMNVHPDVNFEELARSTDDFNGAQLKAVCVEAGMLALRRDATEVNHEDFNEGIIQVQAKKKASLNYYA, from the exons ATGGCGAGTGCTGCAATGGTAGAAGATGGTAACTTCGAAGATGACCAATTAGCTAATATGAGCACCGACGATATCGTCAGAGCTTCTCGTCTTCTCGACAACGAGATTCGCATCCTCAAG GAAGAGTTGCAGAGGACCAATCTGGAACTTGAATCGTATAAAGACAAGATTAAAGAAAATCAAGAGAAAATTAAGCTTAATAAACAATTACCCTATCTCGTTGGTAACATTGTTGAG ATATTGGAAATGAATCCAGAAGATGAGGCTGAGGAAGATGGTGCTAATATTGACCTTGACTCACAAAGGAAGGGAAAATGTGTTGTGCTAAAAACATCTACACGACAG ACGATATTTCTTCCAGTTGTTGGACTTGTTGACCCTGACAAGCTAAAACCTGGTGATCTTGTTGGTGTAAACAAAGATAGTTACTTAATCTTGGATACTTTGCCTTCTGAGTATGATTCTAGAGTTAAGGCCATGGAAGTTGATGAAAAGCCAACAGAGGACTACAATGACATTGGTGGATTAGAGAAGCAG ATCCAAGAATTAGTTGAAGCCATCGTTTTGCCAATGACCCACAAAGAGCGCTTCCAGAAGTTAGGAATCCGTCCTCCCAAGGGAGTGCTCTTATATGGTCCACCAGGGACAGGGAAAACTTTAATGGCCCGGGCCTGTGCAGCACAGACAAATGCCACTTTTCTCAAGTTAGCAGGTCCTCAGCTTGTCCAG ATGTTCATAGGAGATGGAGCAAAACTTGTTCGTGACGCCTTCCAACTTGCCAAAGAGAAGTCACCATGCATTATATTTATAGATGAAATCGATGCAATTGGTACAAAGCGTTTTGATAG TGAAGTGAGTGGGGACAGGGAGGTTCAAAGAACCATGTTAGAGTTGCTCAATCAGCTTGATGGTTTTAGCAGCGACGACCGGATTAAG GTGATAGCAGCAACAAATCGTGCAGATATTCTTGATCCTGCCCTCATGCGTTCTGGTCGATTGGACCGCAAGATTGAGTTTCCTCACCCAACGGAGGAAGCAAGAGCTAGAATTCTGCAG ATCCATTCAAGGAAGATGAATGTTCACCCAGATGTAAACTTTGAAGAACTAGCTCGGTCCACAGATGATTTCAATGGTGCACAACTGAAAGCCGTCTGTGTTGAGGCTGGCATGTTGGCTCTGCGCCGTGATGCAACTGAG GTGAACCACGAGGACTTTAATGAAGGTATAATTCAAGTCCAAGCAAAGAAGAAAGCAAGCCTGAACTATTATGCTTAA